The proteins below come from a single Lates calcarifer isolate ASB-BC8 linkage group LG11, TLL_Latcal_v3, whole genome shotgun sequence genomic window:
- the hcrt gene encoding orexin translates to MTPLHRDQKMMWFPANFQTAAGVDMSNRKVLVLVLMLLLSQLTCDAHSMSECCRQPSRSCRLYVLLCRSGGKALGGPLTGDAAAGILTLGKRREDEYRLHSRLHQLLQGSRNQAAGILTMGKRTEERAGEQYMDWMAQSETTITTPLPV, encoded by the exons ATGACTCCCCTTCACAGAGACCAAAAGATGATGTGGTTCCCTGCCAACTTCCAGACAGCTGCTGGGGTGGACATGTCTAACAGG AAAGTCCTCGTGCTTGTCTTGATGTTGCTGCTGTCTCAGCTGACTTGCGATGCTCACAGCATGTCTGAGTGCTGCAGACAACCCTCTCGCTCCTGCCGCCTCTATGTGTTGCTGTGTCGCTCTGGTGGTAAGGCCTTGGGGGGACCCCTCACAGGAGATGCAGCTGCTGGCATCCTCACTCTAGGCAAACGGAGAGAAGATGAGTATCGCTTACACAGCcgactccaccagctcctacAAGGCTCCAGGAACCAAGCAGCAGGGATCCTGACCATGGGGAAGAGGACTGAAGAGAGGGCTGGAGAGCAGTACATGGACTGGATGGCTCAGTCAGAAACTACCATCACAACACCCCTTCCTGTTTGA